A genomic stretch from Terriglobales bacterium includes:
- a CDS encoding molybdenum cofactor biosynthesis protein MoaE, protein MQIRVLFFGQLRDLAGRDSDSLALPEGATLADLLAHYEQGIPRLKELLPSLALSLNQEYASVDAILCDRDEVALLPPVSGGAPEPVVQLVRERIDPHQIVPPLERPEDGAIVIFDGIVRNHSRGRRTLYLEYEAYEEMALKQMRALADEALTKFAIRDLALVHRLGRLEIGESSVLIAVVAAHRAPAFDACRWLIDTLKKTVPIWKKEYFEDGAIWADGEPFPEEISAAARGAARPASK, encoded by the coding sequence ATGCAGATCCGGGTACTCTTTTTCGGCCAGCTCCGCGATCTGGCGGGTCGCGATAGCGACTCGCTGGCGCTGCCGGAGGGAGCGACACTTGCCGATCTCCTGGCCCACTACGAACAGGGAATTCCACGCCTGAAAGAATTGCTGCCCAGCCTTGCGCTTTCCTTGAACCAGGAATATGCCTCTGTAGACGCCATCCTTTGCGACCGCGATGAAGTGGCCTTGCTTCCGCCCGTGAGTGGTGGCGCGCCGGAACCCGTGGTGCAACTCGTGCGCGAGCGGATCGATCCCCATCAGATCGTTCCTCCGCTGGAGCGCCCGGAAGACGGCGCCATCGTGATCTTCGACGGGATTGTGCGCAATCACTCCCGCGGCCGCCGCACTCTGTATCTGGAGTACGAAGCCTACGAAGAAATGGCGTTGAAGCAGATGCGCGCCCTGGCGGACGAAGCTCTCACCAAGTTTGCCATTCGCGACCTTGCCCTGGTTCATCGTCTCGGTCGCTTGGAGATTGGCGAGAGCAGCGTCCTCATTGCCGTGGTAGCGGCCCATCGGGCGCCGGCCTTCGACGCCTGCCGCTGGCTGATCGATACGCTGAAAAAAACCGTGCCCATCTGGAAGAAGGAATACTTTGAGGACGGGGCCATCTGGGCGGATGGGGAACCGTTTCCCGAAGAGATTTCTGCGGCGGCTCGGGGCGCGGCCCGGCCCGCATCCAAGTAA
- a CDS encoding VWA domain-containing protein has protein sequence MRILFLLATLLVGLSLCGQQPKPATQLPPAPAKEEKQPTIRVDVKLVNVFVTVTDEKGAPVADLTQGDFQILEDDQPQSISVFDRESELPLSIVLAIDTSLSTRKDLKVELESARRFVRSIVRPVDALSVYQFSEVVDELVPFTSNLARIDAGIQRARAGAATALFDAVYLAGHALENRKGRKVIVVITDGGDTVSSIRYAEAVRSAVQSEAIVYSIIVVPIAASAGRNIGGENALIQISRDTGGKHYYAQSDQLDAAFEQISRDLRTQYLLAYYPRQRLSGSEFRRIRVLVRGSAPEGDGEEPAAGFRVRHRSGYFTSKAR, from the coding sequence ATGCGAATTCTCTTTCTTCTGGCCACATTGCTTGTCGGCCTTTCGCTCTGTGGCCAGCAGCCGAAGCCCGCGACCCAGCTGCCGCCTGCCCCGGCCAAGGAAGAGAAACAGCCCACCATCCGCGTCGACGTGAAGCTCGTCAACGTGTTCGTCACCGTGACCGACGAGAAGGGCGCTCCCGTTGCCGATCTCACGCAGGGCGACTTTCAGATCCTGGAAGACGATCAACCGCAATCCATCTCGGTCTTCGATCGTGAATCGGAATTGCCGCTTTCCATCGTGCTGGCCATCGATACCAGTCTCTCCACGCGCAAGGACCTGAAAGTCGAGCTGGAATCGGCGCGCCGATTCGTGCGTTCCATCGTGCGGCCGGTGGACGCATTATCGGTCTACCAGTTCAGCGAAGTGGTGGACGAATTGGTGCCCTTCACGTCGAATTTGGCTCGCATCGATGCCGGCATCCAGCGCGCCCGCGCCGGGGCTGCCACCGCGCTGTTCGATGCCGTCTACCTCGCCGGCCATGCTCTGGAAAACCGCAAGGGGCGCAAAGTCATAGTGGTGATCACCGATGGTGGCGATACCGTCAGTTCCATCCGCTACGCCGAAGCCGTTCGCTCCGCCGTGCAGTCCGAAGCCATCGTATACAGCATTATCGTGGTTCCCATCGCGGCCAGCGCTGGCCGCAACATCGGCGGCGAGAACGCCCTGATCCAGATTTCTCGGGACACTGGGGGAAAGCATTACTATGCCCAGTCCGACCAGCTCGACGCGGCCTTCGAGCAGATCAGCCGCGACCTCCGCACCCAATACCTGCTGGCCTACTATCCGCGCCAGCGTCTTTCCGGCTCCGAATTTCGCCGCATCCGCGTCCTGGTTCGCGGATCTGCGCCCGAAGGCGACGGCGAAGAACCCGCGGCCGGCTTTCGCGTCCGGCATCGTTCCGGCTATTTCACCTCCAAAGCGCGCTAG
- a CDS encoding RNA chaperone Hfq, giving the protein MAFRTPHGGSRPLRKGKAPPPEETFLEAAYLKDLGEKQTPVSVKLLDGEVVHGWIEYYDQKMIRLTRSGEPNLFIFKHQILYIAEEPGRKNS; this is encoded by the coding sequence ATGGCGTTTCGCACTCCACACGGCGGCTCGCGCCCGCTCCGCAAAGGCAAGGCTCCTCCGCCGGAAGAGACATTTCTGGAAGCCGCCTATCTCAAGGATCTGGGCGAGAAGCAGACCCCGGTTTCCGTCAAGCTGCTGGATGGCGAGGTCGTCCACGGCTGGATCGAGTACTACGACCAGAAGATGATCCGCCTCACCCGCTCGGGCGAGCCCAATCTCTTCATCTTCAAGCACCAGATCCTGTACATCGCCGAAGAGCCCGGCCGCAAGAACTCCTAG
- a CDS encoding inositol monophosphatase family protein has translation MTSRDEFVPAMAEIAREAGALLMTYFARRVKVEYKGDVDLVTEADRASEALIVERIQARWPRHGIMAEEGTRAPASAGYSWYVDPLDGTTNFAHGFPVFCVSLGLEHKGERIAGVIYDPTRDELFSAEKGSGAWLNQRRIHVSKISALAESLVATGFPSHKRHKNPNIHFYHQITLRTHGVRRAGSAALDLACVACGRFDGFWEFNLNPWDTAAGVLLVEESGGKVTDFSGGPFRIESREVMASNGLLHADLLQEFQAIFEGRGLEELPSAVDYARTRRS, from the coding sequence GTGACGTCCCGCGACGAGTTCGTTCCCGCCATGGCGGAGATCGCCCGTGAAGCTGGCGCTCTCCTCATGACCTACTTCGCGCGCCGCGTGAAGGTGGAATATAAAGGCGATGTAGACCTGGTCACCGAGGCCGACCGTGCCTCCGAAGCGCTCATTGTCGAGCGCATCCAGGCCCGCTGGCCTCGCCACGGCATCATGGCCGAGGAGGGCACCCGCGCCCCCGCTTCCGCCGGCTACTCCTGGTACGTTGACCCGCTCGACGGCACCACCAATTTCGCTCACGGCTTTCCGGTTTTCTGTGTGTCCCTCGGTTTGGAGCACAAGGGCGAGCGCATCGCCGGCGTCATCTACGACCCCACGCGCGACGAACTGTTTTCCGCGGAGAAGGGAAGCGGCGCCTGGCTCAACCAGCGCCGCATCCACGTATCGAAAATTTCAGCCCTCGCCGAGAGCCTGGTCGCCACCGGCTTCCCCAGCCACAAGCGCCACAAGAATCCCAACATCCACTTCTACCACCAGATCACGCTCCGCACTCACGGCGTGCGCCGCGCGGGTTCCGCCGCGCTCGATCTCGCCTGTGTGGCCTGCGGCCGCTTCGACGGATTCTGGGAGTTCAACCTCAATCCCTGGGACACCGCCGCCGGCGTCCTGCTGGTGGAAGAATCCGGGGGCAAGGTCACCGATTTCTCCGGCGGTCCCTTCCGCATCGAGAGCCGCGAAGTCATGGCCTCGAACGGCCTGCTGCACGCCGACCTGCTGCAAGAGTTCCAGGCCATCTTCGAGGGCCGCGGCCTGGAAGAGTTGCCCTCCGCCGTCGATTACGCCCGCACCCGCCGCTCGTAG